In the Actinomycetota bacterium genome, one interval contains:
- a CDS encoding DUF4349 domain-containing protein: MARTYGTAQGDAITTRRRIAALCLLGVLALAACSGADSESTSSAGSDGEAAQEMEAAPRGNEGRAIAETGSGAGSSAALAQTTSSGVGGSGGDTSGATGVATKLPSVGPSVIKTATVTVAVPDDELDETLNEAVSTAGRYGGFVLSSRLGRRDSGGTLTMRIPANRFEAALADLEALGEVRAENISGEDVGQEFVDLQARLRNWESQEAVLLKLMGRAESVVDTIRVQSELSRVQLEIEQLRGRLNFLRDQTSLGTITATFSPLTPPRPDAPSRFAQAWSRALDLMQSFVAGMIVTMGVIVPLALIALVGYLIFRGLRPRLTS, translated from the coding sequence GTGGCCCGCACATATGGAACGGCACAGGGAGACGCCATCACCACGAGACGGCGGATCGCGGCGCTCTGCCTCCTGGGGGTACTCGCCCTCGCGGCTTGTTCCGGTGCGGATTCAGAGAGCACCAGCAGCGCGGGATCCGACGGAGAGGCCGCTCAGGAGATGGAGGCGGCCCCACGCGGTAACGAAGGTCGTGCCATCGCCGAGACGGGCAGCGGGGCAGGGTCCAGTGCGGCGCTGGCGCAGACAACCTCGAGCGGGGTGGGCGGTTCCGGCGGCGACACCAGCGGAGCCACCGGTGTCGCCACGAAACTCCCGTCGGTCGGGCCGTCGGTCATCAAGACCGCGACCGTCACCGTGGCCGTTCCCGATGACGAGCTCGACGAAACGCTCAACGAGGCGGTGTCCACCGCCGGGCGCTACGGCGGCTTCGTATTGTCCTCGCGCCTCGGCCGTCGCGACTCCGGCGGCACGCTCACGATGCGGATCCCGGCGAACCGGTTCGAGGCCGCGCTGGCAGACCTCGAGGCTCTTGGCGAGGTGCGCGCGGAGAACATCTCCGGCGAAGACGTGGGCCAGGAGTTCGTCGACCTCCAAGCGCGTCTCAGGAACTGGGAGTCGCAAGAGGCCGTGCTGTTGAAGCTGATGGGGCGCGCGGAGAGCGTCGTCGACACGATCCGGGTGCAGAGCGAGCTGTCGCGGGTCCAGCTCGAGATAGAGCAGCTGCGAGGCCGTCTCAACTTCCTGCGCGACCAGACCTCGCTCGGCACCATCACCGCGACCTTCAGCCCCCTTACGCCTCCCCGCCCCGACGCGCCCAGCCGGTTCGCGCAGGCATGGAGCCGCGCGCTCGACCTGATGCAGAGCTTCGTCGCCGGGATGATCGTGACGATGGGCGTGATCGTTCCCCTGGCTTTGATCGCGTTGGTCGGCTACCTGATCTTCAGGGGACTACGGCCGCGCCTCACGAGCTAG
- a CDS encoding acyl-CoA carboxylase subunit beta: MSQERTQVTYSYEGPDMRGHVEELTRKRDEYLGMGGPERIQRQHDQNKLTVRERIDLLFDAGSFEERGLLAHNQSQSPAMQGKFTPADGVLTGIGRIDGRMVAVIAYDFTVMAGSMGMVTEIKATRMRELALRERIPLVWLIDSAGARIQEATGSMFARTGDLFREQVIMSGVVPQVAAMMGPGAAGTAYIPGLADFVPMVKGNSNMALAGPHLVKAAVGEEVTAEEMGGSKVHCKMSGVADLEVPDDRACLDAIRKYLSYFPSSNLEQSPVTDSSDPEDRRVQDLYDIVPANPRQAYDVHKVIGAIVDEGDFFPMKPEWARNLVTGFARIGGRAVGIVANQPKFLGGALDVNAADKAARFVWLCDAFHIPLVFLMDCPGFLVGSAVEKQGIIRHGAKMLFAVSEATVPKVTVVMRKGYGAGYYVMNGRAFEPDLIVGWPTAEISVMGPEGAVNIIFRKQIEAMPEEEQEAARNNMVSVIRDQISPYVAAGWAFIDDVIDPADTRRVVARALASAATKKTERPWRKHGVLPV; the protein is encoded by the coding sequence GTGTCGCAAGAGCGCACGCAGGTGACGTATTCGTACGAGGGCCCCGATATGCGCGGCCATGTAGAGGAGCTGACGCGCAAGAGGGACGAGTACCTCGGCATGGGTGGTCCCGAGCGGATCCAGCGCCAGCACGATCAGAACAAGTTGACGGTGCGAGAGCGCATCGACCTGCTGTTCGACGCCGGCTCCTTCGAGGAACGCGGCCTCCTCGCGCATAACCAGTCGCAGTCCCCGGCCATGCAGGGGAAGTTCACGCCCGCAGACGGAGTGTTAACGGGTATCGGGCGGATCGACGGCCGGATGGTGGCGGTGATCGCCTATGACTTCACCGTGATGGCCGGGTCCATGGGGATGGTCACCGAGATCAAGGCGACGCGGATGCGCGAGCTCGCGCTGCGGGAGCGCATCCCGCTTGTGTGGCTGATCGACTCGGCGGGCGCGCGCATCCAGGAGGCAACGGGTTCGATGTTCGCCCGCACCGGCGACCTCTTCCGCGAGCAGGTGATCATGAGCGGCGTCGTCCCGCAGGTCGCGGCCATGATGGGTCCCGGTGCAGCCGGAACCGCCTACATCCCGGGGCTCGCCGACTTCGTTCCGATGGTGAAAGGCAACTCGAACATGGCGCTCGCGGGGCCGCACCTCGTCAAGGCCGCGGTCGGAGAAGAGGTCACGGCCGAGGAGATGGGTGGCTCGAAGGTGCACTGCAAGATGTCCGGGGTCGCCGACCTAGAGGTCCCCGACGACCGCGCTTGTCTCGATGCGATCCGCAAATACCTCTCGTACTTCCCGTCGTCGAACCTGGAGCAGTCGCCGGTCACCGACAGCAGCGACCCAGAGGACCGCCGCGTCCAGGACCTGTACGACATCGTCCCCGCGAACCCGCGGCAGGCGTACGACGTCCACAAGGTGATCGGGGCGATCGTCGACGAGGGCGACTTCTTCCCGATGAAGCCGGAGTGGGCGCGCAACCTGGTCACGGGCTTCGCACGGATCGGGGGCCGCGCCGTCGGGATAGTCGCGAACCAACCCAAGTTCCTGGGCGGCGCCCTCGACGTGAACGCGGCCGACAAAGCAGCCCGCTTCGTGTGGCTGTGTGACGCGTTCCACATCCCGCTCGTGTTCCTGATGGACTGTCCGGGCTTCCTCGTCGGAAGCGCCGTCGAGAAGCAAGGAATCATCCGCCACGGCGCCAAGATGCTGTTCGCCGTCTCCGAGGCGACGGTGCCGAAGGTCACTGTCGTGATGCGTAAGGGCTACGGCGCCGGCTACTACGTGATGAACGGGCGCGCATTCGAGCCCGATCTGATCGTCGGCTGGCCCACCGCGGAGATCTCTGTGATGGGCCCGGAGGGAGCCGTCAACATCATCTTCCGCAAGCAGATCGAAGCGATGCCCGAGGAGGAGCAGGAGGCGGCGCGAAACAACATGGTCTCGGTGATCCGCGACCAGATCTCGCCTTA
- a CDS encoding zf-HC2 domain-containing protein — MNEVCRETLQRAYLFLDGEVLSETERFDIQVHLEECTPCLERYGLEQELFSLMARLRTANPCPDGLKTRIATLLEQA; from the coding sequence GTGAACGAGGTCTGCAGGGAGACCCTCCAACGGGCCTACCTCTTCCTCGACGGGGAGGTCCTCTCGGAGACGGAACGCTTCGACATCCAGGTCCATCTCGAAGAGTGCACCCCCTGTCTCGAGCGCTACGGGCTGGAGCAGGAGCTCTTCTCTCTGATGGCTCGCCTCCGCACCGCCAACCCCTGTCCCGACGGCTTGAAGACCCGTATCGCAACGCTGCTCGAACAAGCCTGA
- a CDS encoding enoyl-CoA hydratase-related protein, whose translation MNDRGAVLFERSGGVATIAIDRAERRNAISPEVVSGISSALEEAEKDRDLHAVVLTGTGDRAFCAGGDLGGMTAGSKVDEHFVRAEIGALFEQMRALRLPIVARVNGHALAGGFGLMLACDLVIAVDDAELGTPEINIGLWPFMITAVIQRDVPRKVALELMLTGRRMPADEGARWGFVNRVVPRAQLDEAVGELTSVLGSKSPLIAALGKRAFYRAEDMPHRDALEYLAGMLTVCLGTEDTVEGVTAFLQKRPPDWKGR comes from the coding sequence TTGAACGACCGAGGCGCGGTCCTCTTCGAACGCTCCGGTGGTGTCGCGACCATCGCGATCGACCGCGCGGAGCGACGCAATGCGATCAGCCCGGAGGTGGTCTCCGGTATCTCCTCCGCGCTCGAGGAGGCGGAGAAGGATCGGGATCTGCACGCCGTCGTGCTCACCGGCACCGGTGATCGGGCTTTCTGCGCCGGCGGTGACCTGGGCGGGATGACCGCGGGGTCGAAGGTGGACGAGCACTTCGTTCGCGCTGAGATCGGCGCGCTGTTCGAGCAGATGAGAGCACTGCGACTGCCGATCGTGGCGCGTGTGAACGGTCACGCGCTCGCGGGCGGATTCGGGCTGATGCTCGCGTGCGACCTCGTGATCGCGGTGGACGACGCGGAGCTAGGGACACCGGAGATCAACATCGGCCTGTGGCCCTTCATGATCACGGCGGTGATCCAGCGCGACGTTCCACGCAAGGTGGCGCTGGAGTTGATGTTGACGGGCCGTCGGATGCCCGCCGACGAGGGCGCGCGCTGGGGTTTCGTGAACCGCGTGGTTCCCCGGGCTCAACTCGACGAGGCCGTGGGAGAGCTGACGTCGGTACTCGGGTCGAAGAGCCCGCTCATCGCCGCGCTCGGCAAGCGCGCGTTCTACCGAGCCGAGGACATGCCGCATCGTGATGCGCTGGAGTACCTCGCGGGGATGCTGACGGTCTGCCTCGGAACGGAAGACACGGTCGAGGGCGTGACCGCGTTCCTGCAGAAGCGGCCGCCCGACTGGAAGGGCCGTTGA
- a CDS encoding sigma-70 family RNA polymerase sigma factor, protein MAETTPVDLSADEKRRFQEDALPLLDSLYAGALRMTRNPADAEDLVQETMLRAYRAFDRFEAGTNLKAWLFRILTNAYINVYRKKQREPQKLSSEEVEDFDLYQELKNHDPAYTRSPESIVMDSVVDSDIIQALDDLPEQFRLAVVLSDVEDFSYAEMAEIMEVPLGTVMSRLHRGRKALQKRLWELAKDRGIGAAAQSEPTGDGMSDKDGHRP, encoded by the coding sequence GTGGCTGAGACCACGCCCGTCGACCTCTCCGCGGACGAGAAGAGGCGCTTCCAGGAGGACGCGCTCCCGCTGCTGGACTCGCTCTACGCCGGCGCGCTCAGGATGACGCGCAACCCCGCCGACGCCGAGGACCTCGTCCAGGAGACGATGCTTCGGGCATATCGGGCCTTCGACCGCTTCGAGGCCGGCACGAACCTGAAAGCCTGGCTGTTCCGGATCCTCACCAACGCCTACATCAACGTCTACCGGAAGAAGCAGAGGGAGCCTCAGAAGCTCTCCTCTGAGGAGGTCGAGGACTTCGACCTCTACCAGGAGCTGAAGAACCACGACCCCGCCTACACCCGGAGCCCCGAGTCGATCGTCATGGATTCCGTCGTGGATTCCGACATCATCCAGGCCTTGGACGACCTCCCCGAGCAATTCAGGCTTGCGGTCGTGCTGTCGGACGTAGAAGATTTCTCCTACGCCGAGATGGCCGAGATCATGGAGGTTCCGCTGGGAACCGTCATGTCGCGGCTCCATCGGGGAAGAAAAGCGCTCCAGAAGCGGTTGTGGGAGCTAGCAAAAGACCGGGGCATCGGCGCCGCGGCCCAAAGCGAACCCACCGGAGACGGCATGAGCGATAAAGACGGGCACCGTCCGTGA
- a CDS encoding helix-turn-helix domain-containing protein, producing MAEVQNGSNNDVYIRTAEAAKILRVSPKTVSRWAKEGKIPHVMTLGGHRRFPSSAIQELARRLEIV from the coding sequence ATGGCCGAGGTGCAGAACGGCTCCAACAACGATGTGTACATCCGCACGGCAGAGGCCGCCAAGATCCTCAGGGTTTCCCCGAAGACCGTCTCTCGCTGGGCCAAGGAAGGCAAGATCCCGCACGTGATGACGCTGGGCGGACACCGCCGTTTCCCGTCGTCCGCGATCCAGGAACTTGCTCGCCGCCTAGAGATCGTCTGA